A window of Hordeum vulgare subsp. vulgare chromosome 5H, MorexV3_pseudomolecules_assembly, whole genome shotgun sequence genomic DNA:
AAATTCCATATCCTGAAGAGCAGATGGAGGGCGCAGGCAAAAGCAATCACTGGTCGGCGTATTCATGGTTATGTCTCAGAAGACCCTTCTTGAAGGGTGACCAAGGCCAGTAAGGTAGATCTTCACTGACCATCTTATATGATAATAGTATCCGGACCAGTATTGGAGCAGCATCAGAGCTTCCCATGTTATTCTGTTTGAATGATCAAAACACCAACACGTACGTCTTGTCACTTCAGATCATCAACCTTATTCCTCCCATGCATGAATCTTTGTTGAATGATGGACTCCAACAGCCCAATTACTAAGCCTTTGGCATGGAAGCTAGTGTTAAGAGCTGATTTATAATAGATATCACCATTGTAAAGTCGGATAATTCAGTGGACCACTATTTTGTATCTCTTTTTCTCTTACTAATAAAGCTGTAACTATTCAGTCCGTTGCCAAGTTTGGTTCATTCTTTTTACTGGCGACACTAAGTGCCTTGTTCTGCTTGAACTAGCAGCTGTGTCATGGTCGGTCTTTAATGCTAGAAACAGAGCAGCATGCTTCCAGCATAGTACAATGGTTGTTAAACTGATAAGCCATTGGCTTCATAATTTGGTCTTCGCTGCGGTTAAAGGAGGAGATGCAAAATCTGCTGCTGTTGGGAACAAAGTTTGTTTGAGTAGGTGGCAAGGGAGGTTTTTAATGTAGCAAAAGTGCTATACAAAGACTAATCCATTGAGGGTGGTGCTGTAACCCATGAAATTGTGTTCTTTGTTGAAGATTGCTGGTGCTTCTCCTGGCAAAACAGCACTACTATTTCTTTCCCCTGTTTCGGCTCCTTGCTAGCCTGATGTTTTGGGCAGATGGCTGATATGAGTATAGCTTTTGAGAGCTTTTGCTGGaattatgttttgcatgcctgctgTGTGTACAGATTCAATTCCCATGTAACTATATTTCCCCCCTTTTTCTGGTCTGTAAATGAGATAGCATCCTAGCACACTTGGGGAAAGGGTCAAACTCCTTCGAATACCAGGCGAACGGGTCAAACCCTGTTCCATGGCAGGGCCATCGAGAAAAAGCACTGGCTGCCAGAAAAACGCTGTGTTCGTTGCTGGTGTTCTGCAATTTGAATAATCTGGGAGCTTTCTCTTGTTTGATAATCATGTACCCAAATTCAATCCAAATGTTCTATCTGAGCATCTCTCTATTTACCATGAATGGCAAAAGGAGGTGCAGAAGAAAATCAGTGTAGATATGTAGGAGTAGGTCCCTCTAGGATATTTTTCTTTGTTTGATGGGAGGTAATTTTGTGTAGGCTCGTCCTGTTTTCTGGTTATTGGATAAGATATAAAAAAAAAGGAGGTTGTGCTCCTTGGGCAGATATGCACAGGTATGCACCGCCGATCCTAAAAGGGTGCTAAGAACAGTAGCAGACCCATATAGAGCCGATCCGTAAAAATTTCACTAgatactacatacggatgtatatagatacattttagagtgtagattcacttattttattttgtatgtagtcCCTGCTAGAAtcttttaaaaagacttatatataGAAACGGAAAGAGCAGGTGACATGAGGATATCAGACCGGCCTACAATGAATTACAATTATTTTTTACAACTGTTCCTTCCTCCTATCATTTCTGCCCGAGCTTGATTCCTGCTCATATATTCTATCGTTTCTTGCTCAAGATTTGACCCCTGATTTGTTCCTCCCATAAAATACCTGTCCTCTTCGGTCATGACCGGAGACCGAACCAAGTTCATGGTGCAAAACACAATTGGTTTTTCATTTGTGGATTAACCGATCAGTTATCAGATATATATAGGAACAAaaatttctttatcacaagaACCAAACGGTTATACCGAATGCCCAGACTAAAATCCTATGCAGTGACAAAAAAATTAGCATACAATGACCAAATGGACCCACCGAGAAAATGGCCAAGTCAAAATTATGGGGCAAAATCTCAAATTATACACATCAATTGACTGTAAGACCTTTAACCCCTAGGGAGCTTATAGTAAATTAAAGGATTATGCACTCTATAGCCAATCCCCTTTCTTAGGCTTGCCTAATTGCGTTAGTCTAAAAAGAATGCACATCATCATATGCCATCTGTTCGTCTCTTTGGACAATGATCCTTAGTCGGGCTGTAGATTCTCTGATTTACATCACCTTTACAGTGGCTGACATGTGCGCCCAGGAACAAGATGGCCCACATGTCATCAAGCCAAAGGCAGGTAACTTTCGTCAGAGAGAATCTgcaccccttagttgtgcgacatcCATAATGATCCAACCACGATTCTTTTTATCTATGGGCCATTGTGTGGTGTATTTTATTCAAAGAACGTTTACTTGAAAATTCACAACATAAAAGAGTGAATATGTATGGTTTCAACATTGGGCAAAGTCAGACCATGGAAACTTGATCAAAAGATGTACTGATTTGTTTATATATTTATACAACATATACAGAAAAGAAGGGAACCAACTGAGCCAATTAAGCCCTCTTATTTATCAAGGGATCCGCGATGATCTGAGGCTTAAAATCTGGCTTCAAGTACTCTGAAAGCAAGTTAGCATACATGTCATACCGAGCAGTCATGCGGAAGGCCCACTTGTCTTTGATCTGGCGGCATAAGTTCAGGTCCATGTCAGATACCATCAAGCCATCTCGGTAGCGCGATAGCGATGGGGTGCAGGAAGCATCAGGCGCTGAGAAATGACTGGATCCATAGAAATGACCAAAGTCCGCGTGCTGAGGTTTCCCATCACCAGAAGTGAATGGGTTCGGGAATACCTCTGTGCCTACCCGGTTAATTGATCCGACAAAGTAGCTATTTGCAATTGCAGCATTCCTTGCCTGAAATGGACCAGCTTAGCATCAGGGTTGCTCCAGCATGACTAACAGCAGAAATAATAGCAAATGTCATGTGAATAGTTTTATCTGACCTCAATAGGCCACATTGGTTCACTAAGTTCACCGACAGTTGCAGATGGGTTGAAAACTATTTCAGCTCCATTGAGGCCAAATGCAAGCCAATTCAGAGGATGATGCCTGCCGTAGCAGATGTTTACAGCAATTTTGCCATAAGCTGTTTCAAACACCGGATGCCCAGTGTTACCTTCCATATAGTACGTGCTCTCATTGAAGTCGCCAACTCTTGGGATGTGATTCTGCAAGTAGTGTTCAGTTAGAGACTAAAAATACTTTCAGGTAGAAGgaagaaaaatggaaatgcaaccaaaggaaagaaaaatgtACTGATATGCATACCTTTCGATGAATGCCAATTATGTTGCCATTATTTCCAATTACAACAACGGTATTCCATATAGTCTCTCCATGGTTTATATCCCTTTCAAGGATAGGGCTAACAATTACCATGTTATATTTCTGTGCAAGCTCTTGAAGAAACTGAGTAGATTCTCCATCGACAGGCTCAGCAAACTCACACCAACGTTTTTCACGCGTGCAGAAGGCAAATGGCATTGTCCAGGCTTCCTGAAATTTGAGGGCATGAATCACAATAAATTACCTGCTTCTGTGGGAATATAAGCAAATGTATCCCAATATTATAGCTAGTTTGTACTGGCTTAAGCCTTTCGAAGAAGCTAGATTTTGGTTCTTAGAAGCCCAAAAAGGTAGCATCTCATAGAAGATGGCAAAGCTTTTTGGTAAGAAGTATATCGGCCTATAAGGTTCAtttggaaaaaagaaaaaagaaatgagTAATCGCAAATGGAAGGACTTTTTTCATTCAGTGGTGCTTGGAATGGGAAACCAGAGAGATTCTGAAGCCACAGAAGCAGCTACTCAACTGTTTCTGGCTTTTTTAAATAGGTGGGCTTCAGTTTCTCAAGATGATGGGCAGAGAAAGCGACTGTTTAATTGAGGCTCGAGCTTCTCTTAGCTGGCAGAAGTTGAAGCTCAGGATATGCCAAGCAGAGTCTCATACACTTAGACTAATAGGACAACAGGTTTGAAAAGAACGATATACGAGTAGATAAGAGTTAGTTACAAGAGAACACCACAACTATATCACCAATGTTAGATGTACCTGTAAGCACAAAATATTGACACCAGAAGCACCAGCTGCATCTATGATGGGTTTTACTTTCTCCATGATAGACTTCTTTTGATCAGCAAAATGACAAGTTGTTGGAACAGCAATTGAGTTCTGAATTAGGCCAACTCGAACAATCCGCGGTTGCCTCATGTGCTCTTTGTCAGCGTTAAAACGGAATGCCTGTGATACAAGTAGCTAAcagtttcaaattttcaaaaaagagAAAGCAAACAAATAGCTTCAGCTGTTAGGTGCTGCTGGTTTCCGAAATAGGATGTCTAGAAATTACACGATCAGATCATAATCTACCACATCTGTTTCAAATCAAGGCAAACTATAGATAACCTGCACATCAAAACTATGCGCTTGGGCAAGATCAGTGGTGGCCCCAGGCAGGGAAATAGGCTCAAGAGGATGTGCACAATTCAGCCCCAAAAGCAACCGGCTTGCCTCCTGCCACCAAATGGAGAATATAAAGAAAGATCAGTATAATCAAACTGATCCTAAATAGATTCCCAAAACAAAATGAAGCTAAGTACCGCCAGTATTTGGGAAATAAGGTACAGGGTGAAAAATACAGGTACCGGAAAAATATATCACAAACACAAATTCGCGCAATTTGGACACAAATTCGTTGAATGATTCCATAGAAAACAGATCCCGAACACAGGTCGGATAGAAGAAGATTGTGGCTGTCTGACTCACAGTTAACTTGTGTTTGTGCTGGGAAACAAGCAGCTGACTCATAGATCTTTTACATTTGCACAAACATTTCACCCAACCAAAACCAACCAGGCGGACTGGATCGAGCGAGGGGTACGCACCTTGAAGAGCTCGGGGGAGAGGTTGGACTCGAGGAGCCTGTGCAGCGACTCGTAGCCTCCGATCGACCCCGccgccttcccctcctcctctccctgcGGCGGCTTGCCGTTGGAGCTCTCCATCCCGAGAGGAGCGATTCGATTGGACTcgcgagaggagaggagagaggagcggGTAGGACTCTCGAATTTAGAAGCCGCACTCCACGAGAGAGACCACGACGAGCAGATTCCCCCTTGTTTAGTGCATCCGGCGCGGATTAGAAAACAATGGCCGGTGACGGGGACGGCAGCGGGGATTAGGGCATCTCTACGGGGTTTTTTTCTTAACACACAGCACGTACCCAAATCATCATGTGCACACGCATGCACTTATTTCTACGATGGCGCACACACGTCTTATCCCTATAAACACCTCTCAAGAAAGTGAACTGGCATATCATTTTGAAATTTACAAAATCATCGTAGGCACCTAGTCGTCGACGGGAACGTCTCTTCTCACTGAATGCGCATCGtcgaaaatcctaaaataaatacAGAAAAAATGCGTGCATCAGAATTTGAATCCTGATGGGCTGGGAATACCGCGGttcctctaaccatccaaccacaggtAGCGAACTGCGTTTTGCGGACATAGAACATCTTTAACAAATGCCGCAAAACTCCGACGACTGCTTTATATGGGATGGGTCAGAAAACCGGTTCGGTCGGATCCGTGAAAAATGGCCCGACCCATATTTCTTTAAAGGAAGCATGTAAACCATTCCTATTTCCGCTTTATATTAGGGCCCCGGCGTGTTTTAGGGTTTCCGTCCCACAAATCCCCTAGCCTCCTCTCTCGCGAacttctccccccccccctcaacgAGAAATTACCTCCCCTCCGACAACGATTTCCGACTACTCTGGCCACCGGATCTCTCCGACGATGGTGACAGCGGGTGCAGGGTATGGCGGCCGCGACGATTTCGGTCGGCGCGGTGGGCTTAGGTACGATGAGGATGTCGACGACCGCGGCAGAGGCGTCGGTCGCAAGTGTCACAACGACGGTGAGGCGGGCAGGTCCGTGCTCCGCCCTCTCGTGTCGGAGAGGCAGAGGGAGGCCACAGCAACCGGCAATGTAACTGTAGCCGCGCGCTTGCTGGCGTTGGGGGAGGAGTTCGACTTGCAGGCCACCCTTTGCTCCACGCTCATGGACCATACGCTGCACTGCGACGAGCCCCTACCCCACGACGGCATTGACTCCGCCAACGACGGCGACTTCGGCAACAAGGAGGTCTATGTTTTTTAAATTTTGATTTATGTTTAATTATGGTTTGTAAAACTCCCCTATGTATGTGATGAACACTATGATATGCTatgtttgtttgtcatgaactccggCGAGCTGTTTTTAGCGCCAAGTAAGGATTGTTATGCGGGATCTATTCTGGAGGAATGCCCATGTCCTGCAAAAAATTGTTTATGAGATGCCTTATGCGCATTTTGTGGGACGCGCGGTTGCAGGATCTCGTAGAGATGCTCTGATCCCATATAACTCTGACGAGCTGCATTTTGCGGGACGTTATATGGGATGCCCCAAAAAACGGCCCGCGTAGGTTGACCAGTTCGTAATTTTTTACAAACAGCCTATAAACCGACCGGGTTTTTAGTACATATGCGAGCGCAGGGTAATTTTAGGGTTTCTATCCTTCATTCCGTGCATCCCCTCTCCGCCGCAAACTCCACTCCTCCGACGAGAAACCTCCTCCCCTTCGGCAGTGATTTTTGGCGTTACGGCCATCGAATCTTGGTGGCGATAGTGACCACGGGTGCAGGGCATCGCGGCGGCGTGGGTTTCAGTCAGTGCGGCGGGCTTGGGTGTGGCTGGGGTTTCATGGGGCGTGACGGTTTTACCAGCCACAAGCATCGCAAGGATGAGGAGGTTAGCAGCTCCTCCCTCCGCCCTGACGTGTTAGATGCGCAAACGGAGGCGGCGCGCACCCGTCGTGCGAAGTCCCATAGCGTCGGCTCGCGGGCGTGGGCAAGTTTCCGGCACCTCGGGAGGATCTTCGACCCAACCCTCTAGCGGCTTCGGGTGGCCGAGACCGCATGATGGAAGGCGAGGGAGGCCGCTGCGATCAGCGATGCAGCCGCGGCCATGCGCCTTCTAGAGCTCTCGGAGGAGTACCAACTCTAGCAAACGCTCTCCAGCACCCTGATCTACCACACCCTCCACAGCAACGAGCCGCCGCCACGCGAGGACGGCTCCGACGACGACTCCAACTCCAATGTCAATGTGTAGAACAAGTATGAATTAGAAGTAGAACTCGACGTAGTATGAACTACTTTATTTTCCGTTTGAAGTATGTTTAATTAAGCTTGTATGAACTATGTGTGGAACTCAGGTGATGTTAATTGTGACGTGAACTACTAGTTTTGAAAATCGTGTTGAATTCTTGTGATGTATCTGAGATCTGTTCTGTCTTTGCGCATGTAAATTTTGTTTACGGGGCCTATAAATGAATTTTACATGCATTTTCCCATAGTACTAAGGACGTGTTTGGTTGCGAGCATTAGGTCCAATCAGTCCCATGTGGAAAGAATTTGGCATATTTGGTTGCCTGCATACATAGTTGGGTGTGCATCGCACGAACTTTAAAGCAGTCTGAGGCAAGGCCCGCGAGC
This region includes:
- the LOC123399757 gene encoding beta-ureidopropionase isoform X2 codes for the protein MESSNGKPPQGEEEGKAAGSIGGYESLHRLLESNLSPELFKEASRLLLGLNCAHPLEPISLPGATTDLAQAHSFDVQAFRFNADKEHMRQPRIVRVGLIQNSIAVPTTCHFADQKKSIMEKVKPIIDAAGASGVNILCLQEAWTMPFAFCTREKRWCEFAEPVDGESTQFLQELAQKYNMVIVSPILERDINHGETIWNTVVVIGNNGNIIGIHRKNHIPRVGDFNESTYYMEGNTGHPVFETAYGKIAVNICYGRHHPLNWLAFGLNGAEIVFNPSATVGELSEPMWPIEARNAAIANSYFVGSINRVGTEVFPNPFTSGDGKPQHADFGHFYGSSHFSAPDASCTPSLSRYRDGLMVSDMDLNLCRQIKDKWAFRMTARYDMYANLLSEYLKPDFKPQIIADPLINKRA
- the LOC123399757 gene encoding beta-ureidopropionase isoform X1; the protein is MESSNGKPPQGEEEGKAAGSIGGYESLHRLLESNLSPELFKEASRLLLGLNCAHPLEPISLPGATTDLAQAHSFDVQLLVSQAFRFNADKEHMRQPRIVRVGLIQNSIAVPTTCHFADQKKSIMEKVKPIIDAAGASGVNILCLQEAWTMPFAFCTREKRWCEFAEPVDGESTQFLQELAQKYNMVIVSPILERDINHGETIWNTVVVIGNNGNIIGIHRKNHIPRVGDFNESTYYMEGNTGHPVFETAYGKIAVNICYGRHHPLNWLAFGLNGAEIVFNPSATVGELSEPMWPIEARNAAIANSYFVGSINRVGTEVFPNPFTSGDGKPQHADFGHFYGSSHFSAPDASCTPSLSRYRDGLMVSDMDLNLCRQIKDKWAFRMTARYDMYANLLSEYLKPDFKPQIIADPLINKRA